A genomic segment from Labrus bergylta chromosome 3, fLabBer1.1, whole genome shotgun sequence encodes:
- the rnf111 gene encoding E3 ubiquitin-protein ligase Arkadia isoform X1, producing MKSEVPSEAPSRQEHLKEPLGNPEAMEAAKNFPNSMEMIGKAGSEFETLCESRHLPLRDTGTHRDSERSLPGRRKRKGQQAGPSDCSLKEGHISESSLAPQRPRVELLQNPSEDEHNHESSFSDCASSPSSSLRFGDSDTLSSEDEGEAEATGGQDKAPALTTGAAGVGLRPILGRTRGSRSHKWVRTEAEPVLLKRPCLSSRRPLHRKRFVKAAPGGGQRTQKQKERLLLQRKKREVIARRKYALLHSTSSSSDELSGDSSSPSSTEAEDELYVDVSSTNSQPNSASVATGALDEDVVVIEATPAPAPTVPASEEINVTSTDSEVEIVTVGDGFRSRSVGGLGRIWASSCSQNRLQETRGRHRLSTVIQPLRQNAGEVVDLTVDEDDLSVVPTTSGSIHPQTVRSSSSSSSHHASTSELNDAPGPSSSCPGSIPESMHAQRPSGSSRTATEDDSRQGLSGTAGDNTGTAMPRLPSCCQQHSPCGGPSPGHVSLSHSHSSCLQASSSQQTGGTQHSHAHSHSHSSAHHFIHHVHHPAPQPPGTLPFQEPSCPVERPTALPAPCAVVSSSTNNSSSNAGHYHDQQTLPVDLSNSSIRSTGNSGASFHGSNSAFDPCCPGSTSRPPTYVSQATPGPSQPAVVDSFSSSMVAQPQPQTQPQPCRHYMHPSYGPLARSLHHQPSSACPHSHGNPQLTPQPPPQGDYVIPHTVTFHPPLSSHPTGHGVPPAPPPPLSTHHLSSSSAPLAQHLPADHQTLPHHIPALGASVQRLHQHEMLQRMEVQRRRMMQHPTRAHERPPPHPHRMHPNYGHGHHIHVPQTMSSHPRQPEQRTAWELGIEAGVTVAPFPSGHLHSHLPHYHPPPRLHHFPIPFMHTGISEVTYPHIRYISSRMTGFGRTYEDLLHLEERLGTVNRGASQGTIERCTYPHKYKKKVLERDIDQQLTPEAWASIGKNMHATPESRKLHGKQEEDEGADEDTEEKCTICLSILEEGEDVRRLPCMHLFHQLCVDQWLLTNKKCPICRVDIEAQLSAES from the exons ATGAAGAGTGAGGTGCCTTCTGAGGCCCCCAGCAGACAGGAGCATTTGAAGGAGCCACTGGGGAACCCAGAGGCCATGGAGGCAGCCAAGAACTTCCCAAACAGCATGGAGATGATTGGAAAGGCTGGCAGTGAATTTGAAACCCTTTGTGAGTCCCGGCATCTGCCTTTGAGGgacacaggaacacacagagactcagaacGGAGCCTTCCTGGTCGCAGAAAAAGAAAGGGACAACAGGCAGGGCCTTCAGACTGCTCGCTGAAAGAGGGCCACATTAGTGAGAGTTCACTGGCCCCTCAGCGTCCCCGGGTGGAACTTTTACAAAACCCCAGTGAGGATGAACATAATCATGAGTCATCTTTTAGTGACTGTgcttcctccccttcctctagCCTGCGATTTGGTGACTCGGACACTCTTAGCTCAGAGGATGAGGGGGAGGCTGAAGCAACAGGGGGCCAAGACAAGGCTCCTGCCCTGACAACAGGAGCTGCTGGAGTTGGCTTGCGCCCTATTCTGGGTCGAACTCGGGGAAGTCGCTCTCATAAGTGGGTGCGGACAGAGGCAGAACCAGTCCTGTTGAAGCGGCCATGTCTGAGCAGCAGGCGCCCTCTGCATAGGAAACGATTTGTAAAAGCAGCTCCTGGTGGGGGTCAGCGGACTCAGAAGCAAAAGGAGAGACTACTACTGCAGAGAAAGAAACGTGAAGTTATTGCTCGTAGGAAGTACGCTCTGCTCCATAGCACCAGTAGTTCCAGTGATGAGCTGAGTGGTGACTcgtcctccccctcctctaCTGAGGCTGAAGATGAGCTGTATGTAGATGTCAGCAGCACCAACAGCCAGCCCAACAGTGCTAGTGTTGCTACAG GTGCTCTGGACGAAGATGTCGTGGTGATTGAGGCCACTCCAGCTCCTGCTCCAACTGTCCCTGCAAGCGAGGAGATCAATGTCACGTCAACTGACAGTGAGGTGGAGATCGTCACAGTCGGAGATGGTTTCAG GTCACGCTCAGTAGGAGGTCTTGGGAGGATTTGGGCCAGTAGTTGCTCCCAAAATCGTCTGCAGGAGACACGAGGACGTCACAGACTCTCCACCGTCATCCAACCGCTGCGTCAGAATGCTGGGGAGGTGGTGGACCTCACTGTGGATGAAGATG aTCTCTCAGTTGTGCCAACGACCTCTGGCAGCATTCACCCTCAAACAGTTaggtcgtcatcatcatcatcttcccATCATGCCTCTACCTCAGAGCTCAATGATGCCCCAGGCCCTTCCTCTAGCTGCCCAGGCTCTATACCTGAAAGTATGCACGCACAGAGGCCAAGTGGTTCTTCTCGCACAGCCACAGAGG ATGACAGCAGACAGGGTTTGTCAGGCACAGCTGGTGACAACACAGGCACGGCCATGCCCAGGCTACCGTCCTGCTGTCAGCAGCACTCCCCATGTGGGGGTCCTTCCCCTGGTCACGTGTCCCTCAGCCACTCCCATTCGAGCTGCCTGCAGGCGTCGTCGTCTCAGCAGACCGGTGGCACTCAGCACAGCCATGCTCACAGCCATAGCCACAGCAGCGCTCACCACTTCATCCACCATGTTCATCACCCAGCACCACAGCCCCCCGGCACCCTGCCCTTCCAAGAGCCGAGCTGCCCCGTGGAGCGACCGACTGCTTTGCCCGCCCCCTGCGCTGTAGTCAGCAGCAGCACGAACAACAGTAGTAGCAACGCAGGCCACTACCATGACCAG CAAACTCTGCCAGTGGACCTGAGCAACAGCAGTATTCGTTCTACTGGAAACAGTGGGGCTAGTTTCCATGGCAGCAACTCAGCCTTTGACCCATGCTGCCCAGGCTCCACGTCACGGCCTCCTACTTATGTTTCCCAGGCCACCCCAGGGCCCAGTCAGCCAGCTGTGGTGGACTCGTTCAGCTCGTCCATGGTGGCTCAACCCCAGCCGCAAACACAACCCCAACCCTGCAGACATTACATGCACCCCTCCT ATGGCCCTCTAGCACGCTCGCTGCATCATCAGCCCTCCTCTGCCTGCCCTCACTCCCATGGGAACCCCCAACTTACACCCCAACCTCCTCCTCAGGGTGATTATGTCATCCCCCACACAGTCACCTTCCATCCACCACTGTCATCCCACCCTACTGGCCACGGCGTGCCccctgcccctccccctcccttgtCTACCCACCACCTCTCTAGTTCAAGTGCCCCGCTGGCCCAGCACCTGCCCGCGGACCATCAGACCTTGCCTCACCATATACCTGCGCTGGGGGCCTCCGTGCAGAGGCTCCACCAACACGAGATGCTGCAGAGGATGGAGGTCCAGAGGCGCAGGATGATGCAGCACCCTAC ACGAGCACATGAGCGTCCGCCTCCGCACCCCCACAGAATGCACCCGAACTATGGCCATGGACACCACATTCATGTGCCTCAAACTATGTCTTCCCACCCTCGCCAGCCTGAGCAGAGGACAGCATG GGAGCTTGGCATTGAGGCGGGGGTGACTGTGGCACCGTTCCCTTCAGGGCACCTGCACTCCCACCTACCCCACTACCATCCTCCCCCCAGACTGCACCACTTCCCCATCCCCTTCATG CACACTGGCATATCTGAAGTGACCTACCCGCACATTCGGTACATCTCATCAAGAATGACTGGTTTTGGAAGAACCTATGAG GACCTGCTGCATTTAGAGGAACGACTGGGGACTGTGAACCGAGGAGCCTCTCAGGGAACCATAGAGAGGTGCACTTATCCACACAAGTACAAAAAG AAGGTGTTGGAGAGAGACATTGACCAACAGTTAACCCCTGAAGCTTGGGCATCTATTGGGAAAAATATGCACGCAACCCCAGAATCG AGAAAGCTGCATGGTAAGCAAGAAGAAGATGAGGGTGCAGATGAAGACACAGAGGAAAAATGCACCATCTGTCTGTCAATactggaggagggggaggacgTCAG GCGCCTTCCATGTATGCACCTCTTCCATCAGCTGTGTGTTGATCAGTGGCTCCTCACCAATAAGAAGTGCCCCATTTGCAGAGTGGACATTGAGGCGCAGTTGTCTGCTGAGAgttga
- the rnf111 gene encoding E3 ubiquitin-protein ligase Arkadia isoform X2 encodes MKSEVPSEAPSRQEHLKEPLGNPEAMEAAKNFPNSMEMIGKAGSEFETLCESRHLPLRDTGTHRDSERSLPGRRKRKGQQAGPSDCSLKEGHISESSLAPQRPRVELLQNPSEDEHNHESSFSDCASSPSSSLRFGDSDTLSSEDEGEAEATGGQDKAPALTTGAAGVGLRPILGRTRGSRSHKWVRTEAEPVLLKRPCLSSRRPLHRKRFVKAAPGGGQRTQKQKERLLLQRKKREVIARRKYALLHSTSSSSDELSGDSSSPSSTEAEDELYVDVSSTNSQPNSASVATGALDEDVVVIEATPAPAPTVPASEEINVTSTDSEVEIVTVGDGFRSRSVGGLGRIWASSCSQNRLQETRGRHRLSTVIQPLRQNAGEVVDLTVDEDDLSVVPTTSGSIHPQTVRSSSSSSSHHASTSELNDAPGPSSSCPGSIPESMHAQRPSGSSRTATEDDSRQGLSGTAGDNTGTAMPRLPSCCQQHSPCGGPSPGHVSLSHSHSSCLQASSSQQTGGTQHSHAHSHSHSSAHHFIHHVHHPAPQPPGTLPFQEPSCPVERPTALPAPCAVVSSSTNNSSSNAGHYHDQQTLPVDLSNSSIRSTGNSGASFHGSNSAFDPCCPGSTSRPPTYVSQATPGPSQPAVVDSFSSSMVAQPQPQTQPQPCRHYMHPSYGPLARSLHHQPSSACPHSHGNPQLTPQPPPQGDYVIPHTVTFHPPLSSHPTGHGVPPAPPPPLSTHHLSSSSAPLAQHLPADHQTLPHHIPALGASVQRLHQHEMLQRMEVQRRRMMQHPTRAHERPPPHPHRMHPNYGHGHHIHVPQTMSSHPRQPEQRTAWELGIEAGVTVAPFPSGHLHSHLPHYHPPPRLHHFPIPFMHTGISEVTYPHIRYISSRMTGFGRTYEDLLHLEERLGTVNRGASQGTIERCTYPHKYKKRKLHGKQEEDEGADEDTEEKCTICLSILEEGEDVRRLPCMHLFHQLCVDQWLLTNKKCPICRVDIEAQLSAES; translated from the exons ATGAAGAGTGAGGTGCCTTCTGAGGCCCCCAGCAGACAGGAGCATTTGAAGGAGCCACTGGGGAACCCAGAGGCCATGGAGGCAGCCAAGAACTTCCCAAACAGCATGGAGATGATTGGAAAGGCTGGCAGTGAATTTGAAACCCTTTGTGAGTCCCGGCATCTGCCTTTGAGGgacacaggaacacacagagactcagaacGGAGCCTTCCTGGTCGCAGAAAAAGAAAGGGACAACAGGCAGGGCCTTCAGACTGCTCGCTGAAAGAGGGCCACATTAGTGAGAGTTCACTGGCCCCTCAGCGTCCCCGGGTGGAACTTTTACAAAACCCCAGTGAGGATGAACATAATCATGAGTCATCTTTTAGTGACTGTgcttcctccccttcctctagCCTGCGATTTGGTGACTCGGACACTCTTAGCTCAGAGGATGAGGGGGAGGCTGAAGCAACAGGGGGCCAAGACAAGGCTCCTGCCCTGACAACAGGAGCTGCTGGAGTTGGCTTGCGCCCTATTCTGGGTCGAACTCGGGGAAGTCGCTCTCATAAGTGGGTGCGGACAGAGGCAGAACCAGTCCTGTTGAAGCGGCCATGTCTGAGCAGCAGGCGCCCTCTGCATAGGAAACGATTTGTAAAAGCAGCTCCTGGTGGGGGTCAGCGGACTCAGAAGCAAAAGGAGAGACTACTACTGCAGAGAAAGAAACGTGAAGTTATTGCTCGTAGGAAGTACGCTCTGCTCCATAGCACCAGTAGTTCCAGTGATGAGCTGAGTGGTGACTcgtcctccccctcctctaCTGAGGCTGAAGATGAGCTGTATGTAGATGTCAGCAGCACCAACAGCCAGCCCAACAGTGCTAGTGTTGCTACAG GTGCTCTGGACGAAGATGTCGTGGTGATTGAGGCCACTCCAGCTCCTGCTCCAACTGTCCCTGCAAGCGAGGAGATCAATGTCACGTCAACTGACAGTGAGGTGGAGATCGTCACAGTCGGAGATGGTTTCAG GTCACGCTCAGTAGGAGGTCTTGGGAGGATTTGGGCCAGTAGTTGCTCCCAAAATCGTCTGCAGGAGACACGAGGACGTCACAGACTCTCCACCGTCATCCAACCGCTGCGTCAGAATGCTGGGGAGGTGGTGGACCTCACTGTGGATGAAGATG aTCTCTCAGTTGTGCCAACGACCTCTGGCAGCATTCACCCTCAAACAGTTaggtcgtcatcatcatcatcttcccATCATGCCTCTACCTCAGAGCTCAATGATGCCCCAGGCCCTTCCTCTAGCTGCCCAGGCTCTATACCTGAAAGTATGCACGCACAGAGGCCAAGTGGTTCTTCTCGCACAGCCACAGAGG ATGACAGCAGACAGGGTTTGTCAGGCACAGCTGGTGACAACACAGGCACGGCCATGCCCAGGCTACCGTCCTGCTGTCAGCAGCACTCCCCATGTGGGGGTCCTTCCCCTGGTCACGTGTCCCTCAGCCACTCCCATTCGAGCTGCCTGCAGGCGTCGTCGTCTCAGCAGACCGGTGGCACTCAGCACAGCCATGCTCACAGCCATAGCCACAGCAGCGCTCACCACTTCATCCACCATGTTCATCACCCAGCACCACAGCCCCCCGGCACCCTGCCCTTCCAAGAGCCGAGCTGCCCCGTGGAGCGACCGACTGCTTTGCCCGCCCCCTGCGCTGTAGTCAGCAGCAGCACGAACAACAGTAGTAGCAACGCAGGCCACTACCATGACCAG CAAACTCTGCCAGTGGACCTGAGCAACAGCAGTATTCGTTCTACTGGAAACAGTGGGGCTAGTTTCCATGGCAGCAACTCAGCCTTTGACCCATGCTGCCCAGGCTCCACGTCACGGCCTCCTACTTATGTTTCCCAGGCCACCCCAGGGCCCAGTCAGCCAGCTGTGGTGGACTCGTTCAGCTCGTCCATGGTGGCTCAACCCCAGCCGCAAACACAACCCCAACCCTGCAGACATTACATGCACCCCTCCT ATGGCCCTCTAGCACGCTCGCTGCATCATCAGCCCTCCTCTGCCTGCCCTCACTCCCATGGGAACCCCCAACTTACACCCCAACCTCCTCCTCAGGGTGATTATGTCATCCCCCACACAGTCACCTTCCATCCACCACTGTCATCCCACCCTACTGGCCACGGCGTGCCccctgcccctccccctcccttgtCTACCCACCACCTCTCTAGTTCAAGTGCCCCGCTGGCCCAGCACCTGCCCGCGGACCATCAGACCTTGCCTCACCATATACCTGCGCTGGGGGCCTCCGTGCAGAGGCTCCACCAACACGAGATGCTGCAGAGGATGGAGGTCCAGAGGCGCAGGATGATGCAGCACCCTAC ACGAGCACATGAGCGTCCGCCTCCGCACCCCCACAGAATGCACCCGAACTATGGCCATGGACACCACATTCATGTGCCTCAAACTATGTCTTCCCACCCTCGCCAGCCTGAGCAGAGGACAGCATG GGAGCTTGGCATTGAGGCGGGGGTGACTGTGGCACCGTTCCCTTCAGGGCACCTGCACTCCCACCTACCCCACTACCATCCTCCCCCCAGACTGCACCACTTCCCCATCCCCTTCATG CACACTGGCATATCTGAAGTGACCTACCCGCACATTCGGTACATCTCATCAAGAATGACTGGTTTTGGAAGAACCTATGAG GACCTGCTGCATTTAGAGGAACGACTGGGGACTGTGAACCGAGGAGCCTCTCAGGGAACCATAGAGAGGTGCACTTATCCACACAAGTACAAAAAG AGAAAGCTGCATGGTAAGCAAGAAGAAGATGAGGGTGCAGATGAAGACACAGAGGAAAAATGCACCATCTGTCTGTCAATactggaggagggggaggacgTCAG GCGCCTTCCATGTATGCACCTCTTCCATCAGCTGTGTGTTGATCAGTGGCTCCTCACCAATAAGAAGTGCCCCATTTGCAGAGTGGACATTGAGGCGCAGTTGTCTGCTGAGAgttga